The genomic window aatattcttCACACATGCCCAGAGAGTAAACTAAAGCCTactgttttttaatttttttagcACATTTATTGATGTGAGGGCTCCATGATCTTGACCCTTACACTATTTccaaaaagtagaaaaaaaaagcttcttaataattcttttatgattattattgtAAACATAAATGCAAACTTGGATAAAGTTAGAAGATGAAGCACGTGTAGAGGCAGTGGCTGTGTTGCCATGTTCtataaagttttgaacttttgaaaagcaaatataaatttataaaaatctgGCCTTTTGTCGTTTTTTCTTAAGATCATAATGGTGAATGCAAGAttccaattatattttaatgatTGATGAATATTGAAAGATTTTGAGTAAAAAGATTAGATTATTTACCTGAGCAAAGTTAGCGAGGACTAGAAGTGGGAATGTGCCTAAGATGAGAAGTGAGACTCTCCATTCTACTATGAAGGCGACTATGAAGGATGTGAGAAGTGAAGTCATGTTTTGTAGAATTACTGAGATTCTCTCGGCTATAGCGGATTTAACATCTGCTGCATCAGTAGCTAAACGTGCAGCGATCAGGCTTGAGTTGTGTTCATCCTCATCGAACCAACCAACTTCGTTTCTCAAGATAGCTAAATAAGAAcaatcaagaaaccaaaataagaaatgGGAAAGTGATTTTAAGCAAATTCAGGAGATTTTGATACATACCTGAGAGCATCATTCTTCTTACTCTTGTTGTGAGGTTTTCTCCCATGATGCTAAAGAAGTAATGTTGGATCAAATAAGCACCCACAGCATAGAGACCAGCACCAATGTAGATGAAGAcatactcttttgttttcctttccaTTGAATCATAGTCTGTGTAGTAGAAGACTTCGATCATGTTGCTCATCACAATAGCAAATGTAGGACCAATGAAACCAGAAAGAATTGAGCCTACTGCTCCCATGATTGAGTAAGGCCATTCCGGTGAATTAAGCTTGAGAAGCCTGTAGAAGTAATTTTCAGGGGCACGAGTCTTTCGGTCAGTCTCTGCATTTGAAATCATCTCTATCCGACCATCAGCTCCAGTGCTGTAAGAATAGCTCAGATTCCTCAAACTTCCTGATCTTAAACTGAGTGATTTCGTTGACAGTGAATGGCTCAAACGGGTTGAACGAGTGCGACGAGTTGACGGGTTTGAGAAATCTCGAGTACCAACCATTTCCTGAAACCTGATGAGGGATGCGTAAGCACCGGATTTGGCAATGAGTTCTTCATGTGTTCCGGTTTCAACAACTTGGCCTTGCTGTATCACGGCAATGGAATCAACATTTCTGATGGTGCAGAGACGAtgagcaacaacaacagtggTCCTCCCCACCATGACTCTGTCTAAAGCTTCCTGAACAATGCTCTCAGAGCTAGCATCAAGAGCGCTTGTAGCTTCATCTAGTAACAGAATCTTTGGGTCTTTCAACATCGCCCTAGCAATTGCAATTCTCTGCTTCTGTCCACCTGAGAGTTGAACACCACGTTCTCCAACCTAATTGTATTgacattcaacaaaaaattaagcAAAAGGCCATGACATTAACTAGacatataatcaaatatttgatttatacCTGTGTGTCGTAGCCTTTAGGAAGTAATGTAATGAAACTATGCGCATTCGCAGCGGAAGCAGCAGCTTCAACTTCAACCATTGTTGCATCAGGCTTTCCATAGAGTATGTTCTCTAGTATAGTAGTGGCAAAGAGCGCAGGTTCTTGATTCACAAGCCCGATTTGTTCACGCAAAAACTTCAACTGAAGCGTCTTTATCTCAACACCATCCAACAGAATTTGCCCTGCtcatcaagaaaaaataaacaaagttaTGATCCAGTCACTAGCCAAAGACTCAAAtagcaaaaaacaaattcaatcaaattACCGCTGTTTGGATCATAGAATCTCTCAATGAGGGAAACAACAGTACTCTTTCCAGAGCCACTCCCACCAACAACCGCCACAGTTTTCCCAGAAgggaagaaaatattaaagttCCTGAAGATCATAACATCAGGCCGTGAAGGATAGCTAAAAGTCACATCTTTAAACTCAATGTTCCCATGAACTTGATCCAAACATTTTCCATCCAACGGGTCTTGAATTATCGTCGGTCTCTGGTTAATTATCTCCATCAACTTATAACCAGCCGCTTTACCTTTACTAAACGCCCCAAGATTCGAGAAAGATTGCCCCAAACTCCTAAAAACacacacagaaacaaaaagtgacATCCAAGtaataacaaaacacaaaatacacAAAACCACATCATTGTTATGTTTTGAATTCTTACATTCCACCAACAATAGCAGAGAATATAGCAGTAAACGCCTTTCCTCCATCGGTTTGTCCATTCCGAATAAAAACTCCAGCATACCAAAACACCAAAGCCCATGACATACAAGCTATTCCATAAGTACATCCTAAACCCAACCCTTTAGCCATCCCCGCTTTATAACCGAGCTTAAGCGTATACTGAATCGCATCCGAATACGCATTAAGTGCCTTACTCTCTCCAACATAAGAATAAACAGTTCGAACTTGAGCAATTGCctgagaaaccaaaacatcaatcaTTAACCGACCAAAGAAAAGCAAAGATTTTGAATTAGTGAAAACACTGTTTAAGTCTTTGGATTGCATAAGAagcaatgaaaaaaaaaaaaaatcatttgagAGATCAAGTACAAAGAAGCAAGCCTAAGAACAGTTAAAAAGCATTACGTCGAACAGTTGGTGGgcattaaataaaacaaataaaggaaCAAACTTTAATCTTTATTTACCTGCTCGGCGATAACACCGGCGTTAGCATAAGATTCACGGCTCTTTGAAGTAATTCCGGTGAGTGTATAAGCGTATAAACCTCCGGCGAAAGCGATTCCGGGAATCACAGCAACACTTAACAAAGCTAATTTCCATGCTGATACAAATCCAACTACTAATCCCGCCAAAAATGTTGAGAGGTAATGTATAAAGTTTCCAACCTgagaaattcaattttttttcaactaCTCTGTTATTAATTCACTTcatcaacaataaaaaagagtgatgATAATAATGAAACTAGGGGACCCAGTGCATGTTAGCTCGTGCTTGCTAACGTGCACCACAGAGACAGGAccaaattgcaaaaaaaaaaacagttttagaTAAAATGtactattaaaatttgaaggtactttacacattttttttaataacaaatatttattttacttgttaaagaaacattattttgcataataaatatttttcacaatggaaaaaaagaagctatttttatattaaaaatgtaagaaaatgaGTACTATATCATTTAAGTTTTAGTTAAATAGTGAAAAAAATCCTCTATTTCTATagcaaatttgtaaaaaaaaattacttattttcacaatcttatgaaaaaaatccaacttttattttaacaaaaaaaaaaatcaatctatagtcttttttcttccctAACCACCTGAGGCGCAAGATAAACGACGGTTGCTAACATAAACGGACCCAAAACTTTGATAAAGATTGATCATGAAAAAAATGGGACCCGCCGGTAAATACTAGATTTTGTtggtagtaaaaaaaaaaatggttaccTTTTCACTAATGGCATCTTGAACAAGAAGAGTATCAGTAGAAACACTAAAGACAATGTCACCAGTTCTAGCATCAGTATCAAAGAACCCAACGTCTTGTTTTAATACTGCTTCAAGATATTTCTTCCTTAATGCTGCTACTTGTCTTTCTCCAGAATACATCCAACATGCTATCTctgtaaaattatttaacaaaaaattatggttATTATTACAAGAATTTTTATGAAGTTGTAATAAATGTGAGAGAGAtgcccatttttttttttttttcgatatAGACAAAGTAGTAGTCCATGAATCACGTGGACTTGGCTTATCcttttaacatattaaaatttttaaaaatttgaagtgttttttttttatatataattttgattctcTCTAGATTGTGATTTCTGTTTCtaggtttttatttattgaagcaaacataaaaaagttgggtttttgttgtagagtaaaaaaatgtttaccAGAGTAAATGATCACTTTGTGgaagaatcaaataaaaactcaaaaattacACCTTTAGATTTCTTGTCTATAAAAGCGGTTGGCACGGAAAGTTCGTTCCGAACCCCATTACATCActtatgtaaacaacattctataaaaatggtttttttagTTCTAATCAAAAGcgaatgacaaaaaaaacaagattttaaacaaagtttaagctttctttttttaatataattttgaagcaaacaaaaaaagaagttgggtttttgttgtagagtaaaaaaaaatgttttacctTCAGAGTAAATGGTCACTTTGAGgaagaatcaaataaaactcaaaaaataCACCTTTAGATTTCTTGCCTAATAATctgatttaatttatgttaatGGGTTAATTggttgaaccaaaaaaaagaaaataatgcaAATGTTTAATCTAaactttattaatttcttgatcttgttttcttttttttttgtgcaaaaaatTTCTTGATCTTGTTTATAATGTGATTTAATTACTGGGTTTCTTGAttgaagaataaagaaaaagaagattggatttgtaagaaacaaacctgcgtaagaagagaagcaaacgACCAAACCCAAGTAGACGAAATATAGAGAATACTGCAAAAtttcacaaacacaaaaattagatCAGATCTTGGATctaatttgataaaaacaagaaagaaaaaaaagacttacTCTAGAGACTTCATGAACCATTTGATGTAAATCCATTTGGTTTTTACCAAATCCATTAACCATTTGACCAAAGAGTAAAAAGAAGACAGGCATGGAAGAGCCATGAACAATGGCACCAAGAGAACCAACGAACATTAAGAGATAATCAAATTTATCAGcgaaagaaaagagtttaaagAATGGTAAActctgttctttcttcttctctgcttctgctGGAACAGTCTTGGCATCGGTTGTGTTAGTTTCCGACATGGTTTTTTGTAGATCCGAGTTAaagaaagtaagaagaaaCGAGTTGGTTTAGTGAGAAAACGAGATCATTGAgcagtgagagagagagagagaaagaatgaaatgttttttgttttataaagtttttcttgaaaatcTGACAATTGTTTTGTGAAGTTCAAGAACTCTTTTACGAGTGTCTTGTTTTGAAGTggtgagaagagagagagaatgagagtgTGGTTGGAGAAGGGTGTGATTGGTATATATAGGAGGGAGAGAGAGTGATGAAGACTAGTGGTCAAAGACTCATTGAGacatgagagattgagagattcGTGTTGCTAGTTGATGTAATTaatgtttaacattttgtaaaatggaaaaaaaaaacaattaagggtttactttgattttattggATTGTTTGAATTGACTAATTTGTGTTAATTAATGTCATtttagaaagttttttttttataaagatcttttttgttaaagttatGTTGTgttcaattaatatttttaaagtactacaaatcaaaatctggTGTGATTCAATGGTTTTGCATAAGTAGAGATTTTAACAAATCTGCAAGCATTTTTTCTGGTCAAACTATGAAATGGGAATTTTATTGAACATGTCATTGTATAAAAATTCATGTTTAGAGTTAGATATAATCCAATGAAAGTTTgattacagttttttttttttttggtctaaataatttttaaacaacattagatattttatatttttatattgttacattaagaaaacttgatttttgtgtaaatacatatatatatatatatatatatatatatatatgtatagacAACTTGTCTAAAATTATATAGAAGTATTTCTATGGTCAACATATAAGTATACAAATTTTAGctcaatttttcatttaaataagtaatgtttaaaactttgaaatgTATAAATCCATTAAAGTCTTCATCACAATGATGATGTACTTTGGTTTCTGTCTAATAAGTTTTGAACAACATCATGTATTTTGTATCGTCACATTTAGaaaacatcatatattttatttaataatttctaTTATAACTTGATtaataatttctaaaaatttaGGAAATTTTTTGATGTATATCCAATTAACTCCTTATGACAATGATGAagaactttatatttttactaataaGTTATAAATGACATCATATACATTATATCATCACACTTAGACAATTAGTATAAAGTTATATGATTCAAATCATAGGGTAAGCTAATCAGTAGCGATTACTTTTTGTGTTATAATAAGCATGTCAAGGGGATCATTACCTTTCTTATGACTACCATTTCATTATCTCCATTTTGTGATAGATCAAGGCTGAAAAATCATACAAATTAGAACGTTATCGAgtataaataacaaatgatCGATTAGCTCAGACCATATCATGAAAAATAGATGATCTCTCTGACTCTCTCATACGATTATCTGCATACTAAACAAGCATATGCTATTGCACCCAAACCCGAGATATCGAAACTGTGGGAAGTCGATCTTTAGCAGAAAGAATATCGAGGGATCACTTGTGCAAACCACACAGTTTTACACAATACCTATTATCGAAGGATATATAACTAAtcatttgtttgaaaaatatgtGTGAGTTTCTCTAGTAAAAATATTAGGATACAAATTTTAGTTAAGttgtcattttaaaatttgatgttaAAATCTTTAACTGTATATAAATTCATTAAGTGCGTTTACCAGAATGACGCCAAACTTTggttgttttataataatttttaaacaaCATCATGTATTTGTAATGTCACATTTAGACAACATCATAcattttctaataattttaaaaattcatgtTTCAATTTcgatatataaatttttgcAACTAATATAAATTCAAGGATCAGCTAGTCCGTTACTGTTTGGTGTTATAAcgcatatgtttttttaaaaaaattcaaatttatgttcttctcttgtttatgAAGTGTAATTTGTAGTACGATACCTCTTATTAGAGTGGTAGATTAATTTAATGGAACATCAAACATTTGGTGAAGGAACTCCAATAAGAATTATGAAGTGGAGAAGaatatgaaatataatatttacaaCAGATAACCGATTATAACCAGGTCCATTtgtcttgatttttcttatgttaAATTCTTGTATATATCGAAAATCTGAGAAAAGTTATGCACTAAATCTATAGATACAAaaagatcttcttttttcttcttcttcatacaCTTTTAATCAAATGCTAAATTCTGTcaactttttaagtttttcacATATTGTACTGACTCATATTACATTTActttcattattaatttaggaattaaaatatttctattataaaacaatctaaaaagtaaaaaaagaggTGTTGGAAtaatagttacaaaattacaacCAACTAAAAGTGACTTAGATTCGGTTATGAATGTAAGAGCAGACCATGTGAAGTGGTTGTCTTTTTGTGTTGCTCTGGTGTAGACCAATGCCACTTCACGGCTTCAACGATGTTTCGTTTATCCCATTAtaattatctatttttatatacaagaAAATCTAAGGATATATACTCCAACAatctcaaaaaatgaaaaaaaaaaatatataaagaatattaATGTAGATAGAACGGTCTTTGTAATAATAGTGTACGACGATGCGATTTAATAATCGTCAGAAGTGTAGTATTGATCGTAGAGttttaattatgtatttattaaGATGTTGGAACATTAAAGATAGGGATTGTTTGaattatgtttcttcttcttttcaaacaaaaataatattaaattaatttcaaaaagaaatagCGTTTATACATCAAATACAAcgtttttttgaaaaagatcttaaaacactaaaccaaaaattttttgatcaattaatttttcGCCGTAAACCAAATTTAGAGACCTTAGTCATACCACCTATCACCGCTTGCTCGAATGGATGATAGTTGGTTCCGTATTTGTTTGTCGACCCATTTAAGTAAGAGAGCTGCATAGTTCGACTTGACGTCATGCCTTCTTCCATTCTTGTCTCCCTAGATGGTGTGAACCGTAGCTTGAAATACATATCGAGCTAAGAAGCTTTCAGTTCTGTCTTTCTAACTCCTTGATATAGTGTGGATCAGATCATGTCAATTCGTAAGATATTTTGTACCGTAGAGATGCTTTGCTAAATCATACTGAAGCGAAAtcataagagaaaaaacaagtgGTCTCCGAGTTTCTAACGCATTGTTGCAAAGAACACAAACaatagtaattattttttcttttttgattatATGAACACTGTTACATAGGATATATTAAAATTCGACGTCATGTCCATAGctatctatctttttttctaaacaaaaatcagtgatgaattttaaatgatatacgaaattttgatataattaattgaagtcatgaaaatattatacaaatttatattctttCAATATATGAGTTTAATATtgatgaaaattatatatatatatatatatatatatatttgtgtgtgTTATATAGTGAAAAATAATTGTCCACGCATGTGCTACAATATTGTACAATATTAAATTCTTGCATGATGAgggtatatatgtttatggaATCATAGCTTACCATGTAAGGTGATAATTGTAACTAAATCCGCCATGTTAGTGGTTGGTG from Arabidopsis thaliana chromosome 3, partial sequence includes these protein-coding regions:
- the ABCB19 gene encoding ATP binding cassette subfamily B19 (ATP binding cassette subfamily B19 (ABCB19); FUNCTIONS IN: ATPase activity, coupled to transmembrane movement of substances, auxin efflux transmembrane transporter activity; INVOLVED IN: in 14 processes; LOCATED IN: plasma membrane; EXPRESSED IN: 28 plant structures; EXPRESSED DURING: 13 growth stages; CONTAINS InterPro DOMAIN/s: ATPase, AAA+ type, core (InterPro:IPR003593), ABC transporter-like (InterPro:IPR003439), ABC transporter, transmembrane domain, type 1 (InterPro:IPR011527), ABC transporter integral membrane type 1 (InterPro:IPR017940), ABC transporter, transmembrane domain (InterPro:IPR001140), ABC transporter, conserved site (InterPro:IPR017871); BEST Arabidopsis thaliana protein match is: ATP binding cassette subfamily B1 (TAIR:AT2G36910.1); Has 832220 Blast hits to 388750 proteins in 4155 species: Archae - 14331; Bacteria - 653917; Metazoa - 17455; Fungi - 11958; Plants - 9253; Viruses - 33; Other Eukaryotes - 125273 (source: NCBI BLink).) translates to MSETNTTDAKTVPAEAEKKKEQSLPFFKLFSFADKFDYLLMFVGSLGAIVHGSSMPVFFLLFGQMVNGFGKNQMDLHQMVHEVSRYSLYFVYLGLVVCFSSYAEIACWMYSGERQVAALRKKYLEAVLKQDVGFFDTDARTGDIVFSVSTDTLLVQDAISEKVGNFIHYLSTFLAGLVVGFVSAWKLALLSVAVIPGIAFAGGLYAYTLTGITSKSRESYANAGVIAEQAIAQVRTVYSYVGESKALNAYSDAIQYTLKLGYKAGMAKGLGLGCTYGIACMSWALVFWYAGVFIRNGQTDGGKAFTAIFSAIVGGMSLGQSFSNLGAFSKGKAAGYKLMEIINQRPTIIQDPLDGKCLDQVHGNIEFKDVTFSYPSRPDVMIFRNFNIFFPSGKTVAVVGGSGSGKSTVVSLIERFYDPNSGQILLDGVEIKTLQLKFLREQIGLVNQEPALFATTILENILYGKPDATMVEVEAAASAANAHSFITLLPKGYDTQVGERGVQLSGGQKQRIAIARAMLKDPKILLLDEATSALDASSESIVQEALDRVMVGRTTVVVAHRLCTIRNVDSIAVIQQGQVVETGTHEELIAKSGAYASLIRFQEMVGTRDFSNPSTRRTRSTRLSHSLSTKSLSLRSGSLRNLSYSYSTGADGRIEMISNAETDRKTRAPENYFYRLLKLNSPEWPYSIMGAVGSILSGFIGPTFAIVMSNMIEVFYYTDYDSMERKTKEYVFIYIGAGLYAVGAYLIQHYFFSIMGENLTTRVRRMMLSAILRNEVGWFDEDEHNSSLIAARLATDAADVKSAIAERISVILQNMTSLLTSFIVAFIVEWRVSLLILGTFPLLVLANFAQQLSLKGFAGDTAKAHAKTSMIAGEGVSNIRTVAAFNAQSKILSLFCHELRVPQKRSLYRSQTSGFLFGLSQLALYGSEALILWYGAHLVSKGVSTFSKVIKVFVVLVITANSVAETVSLAPEIIRGGEAVGSVFSVLDRQTRIDPDDADADPVETIRGDIEFRHVDFAYPSRPDVMVFRDFNLRIRAGHSQALVGASGSGKSSVIAMIERFYDPLAGKVMIDGKDIRRLNLKSLRLKIGLVQQEPALFAATIFDNIAYGKDGATESEVIDAARAANAHGFISGLPEGYKTPVGERGVQLSGGQKQRIAIARAVLKNPTVLLLDEATSALDAESECVLQEALERLMRGRTTVVVAHRLSTIRGVDCIGVIQDGRIVEQGSHSELVSRPEGAYSRLLQLQTHRI